The following proteins come from a genomic window of Pseudomonadota bacterium:
- a CDS encoding Uma2 family endonuclease yields MSMPAGRLATYEDLCRVPPHLIAQIIHGQLITLPRPAPRHALAASSLGEELTGPFQKGRGGGPGGWWILDEPELHLGADILVPDLAGWRRSRMPTFPEAAFFALAPDWVCEVLSPSTAQVDRVDKLPIYASHGVNHAWLVDPEAKTLEIFSLHEGHWRLENAFKEADEVCAVPFEAVRFGLAALWP; encoded by the coding sequence ATGTCGATGCCGGCCGGCCGTTTGGCGACTTACGAAGACCTCTGTCGTGTGCCGCCGCACCTAATCGCCCAGATCATCCATGGGCAATTGATCACCCTTCCCAGGCCGGCCCCGAGACACGCCCTGGCGGCGTCATCGTTGGGCGAAGAGCTGACCGGGCCGTTCCAGAAGGGCCGAGGCGGCGGCCCCGGCGGCTGGTGGATCCTGGACGAACCGGAGTTGCACCTTGGCGCGGACATCCTGGTGCCCGATCTCGCCGGCTGGCGGCGCTCCCGCATGCCGACCTTCCCCGAGGCGGCCTTCTTCGCGCTGGCGCCCGACTGGGTGTGCGAGGTGCTGTCGCCCTCGACGGCCCAGGTGGACCGGGTGGACAAGCTCCCCATCTACGCCTCGCACGGCGTCAATCATGCCTGGTTGGTGGACCCGGAGGCCAAGACCTTGGAGATCTTCTCGTTGCACGAAGGACACTGGCGACTCGAAAACGCCTTCAAGGAAGCGGACGAAGTCTGTGCCGTCCCCTTCGAAGCGGTCCGGTTCGGCCTTGCCGCCTTGTGGCCCTAA
- a CDS encoding DUF480 domain-containing protein, which yields MTDIEFTAEETRVVACLIEKAITTPDQYPLSLNALTNACNQKSNRDPVMQLDETGVQRTLDALAKRHLVGEKSGYGSRVAKYQHYFCNTTFASLRFSPQELGILCELMLRGPQTPGELRSRAGRLCALADVLEVESALKSLMEREGGPVVVQLPREPGRRESRFAHLFGGPITSPSPLPAPEEARVGLDPDGERIVDLEERVAALERTVEELRRRLTRGA from the coding sequence ATGACGGATATAGAGTTCACCGCCGAGGAAACACGGGTCGTCGCCTGCCTGATCGAAAAGGCCATCACCACGCCCGATCAATACCCCTTGTCGCTGAACGCACTGACCAACGCGTGTAATCAGAAGAGCAATCGCGATCCCGTCATGCAACTGGACGAGACCGGCGTGCAGCGGACACTGGACGCGCTCGCCAAGAGGCATCTCGTGGGCGAGAAATCGGGATACGGCAGCCGTGTCGCGAAGTATCAGCACTATTTTTGTAATACGACCTTCGCGTCGCTGCGTTTTTCGCCGCAGGAGCTCGGGATCCTTTGCGAGCTGATGCTGCGCGGGCCGCAGACACCAGGCGAGCTCCGCAGTCGTGCCGGCCGCTTGTGCGCCCTCGCCGACGTGCTCGAAGTCGAATCGGCGCTGAAAAGCCTGATGGAGCGCGAAGGCGGTCCCGTCGTCGTTCAGCTGCCCCGTGAGCCCGGAAGACGGGAGTCCCGATTTGCACATCTGTTCGGCGGACCGATAACCTCCCCTTCCCCGTTGCCGGCGCCGGAGGAGGCTCGTGTCGGCCTCGATCCGGATGGGGAGCGGATCGTCGATTTGGAAGAGCGCGTCGCCGCGCTGGAGCGGACGGTCGAGGAGCTAAGGCGCAGGCTCACACGGGGCGCGTGA